One part of the Musa acuminata AAA Group cultivar baxijiao chromosome BXJ1-5, Cavendish_Baxijiao_AAA, whole genome shotgun sequence genome encodes these proteins:
- the LOC135672940 gene encoding type IV inositol polyphosphate 5-phosphatase 7-like isoform X1 has product MRDENSKKSKLSWSKTLVRKWFNIKSKPQDFHADDDLAGEGGDGEWRTSFTERETCTVKKSRTERLYKKNYDRVWQGKLDVDAAQSTDVQDYKIFLSTWNVGGKSPPRNLNLEEWIHASPPADIYVLGFQEIVPLNAGNVLGAEDNVPAKKWLALIRKTLSTLPGTYSCGSYSISSPVPDPLVELDADFEGSSTGKKNSSFFHRRSFHSMSRSMSIDGDIMVMQPRLERRFSVCDPVSIVSRPSNFDPSFRCGGLFDDKKFGGESPSTGFFSPLSCAYGDPAYVEERDISSYHSSSRYCLVASKQMVGIFLTVWVRSEIRGDVKNLKVSCVGRGLMGYLGNKGSISISMSLHQTSFCFICSHLTSGQKEGDELRRNSDVMEILRKTRFPPVHRICDEKSPETILDHDRIIWLGDLNYRIALSYQSAKALVEMHNWRALLEKDQLRIEQRCGRVFEGWKEGRIFFPPTYKYSNNSDRYAGDDIHRKEKRRTPAWCDRILWYGRGLTQLTYLHGESRFSDHRPVYSIFNAEVEIINRNRFRNMGCSSSRVEVEELLPYSHGFTEPGFYC; this is encoded by the exons ATGAGAGATGAGAACTCGAAGAAAAGCAAG CTATCATGGTCCAAGACGCTTGTTAGGAAATGGTTCAACATCAAGAGCAAGCCTCAGGATTTCCATGCGGATGATGATTTAGCTGGAGAAG GAGGTGATGGGGAATGGAGGACCAGCTTCACAGAAAGGGAGACATGCACAGTAAAGAAAAGCAGAACAG AGCGATTGTACAAGAAGAATTACGATCGAGTTTGGCAAGGAAAATTAGATGTTGACGCAGCTCAAAGTACAGATGTTCAGGACTACAA AATTTTTCTCTCGACATGGAATGTAGGTGGGAAGTCTCCACCGAGAAATTTGAATCTTGAGGAGTGGATCCATGCTTCACCTCCCGCAGACATATATGTTTTGGG ATTTCAAGAGATCGTTCCTCTCAATGCTGGAAACGTCCTCGGCGCAGAAGACAACGTTCCAGCAAAGAAATGGCTGGCGCTTATTAGAAAAACACTGAGTACTCTTCCTGGCACATACAGTTGCGGCAGCTATAGTATATCATCCCCTGTTCCTGATCCACTTGTGGAACTAGATGCTGATTTTGAGGGGTCCTCAACAGGGAAGAAAAATTCATCATTCTTCCACCGGCGTTCATTCCATTCCATGAGCCGTAGTATGAGTATTGATGGTGATATCATGGTAATGCAACCGAGGTTGGAACGCCGGTTTAGTGTTTGTGATCCGGTGAGCATTGTGAGCAGACCAAGTAACTTTGATCCCAGTTTTAGATGTGGAGGCTTATTCGATGACAAGAAATTTGGGGGAGAATCACCTTCTACAGGTTTTTTCTCACCGTTGTCGTGTGCTTATGGTGATCCAGCATACGTGGAGGAACGGGATATTTCGTCATATCACTCTAG TTCTAGATATTGCTTGGTCGCAAGTAAACAGATGGTTGGCATATTTCTCACAGTTTGGGTACGAAGTGAAATCAGAGGTGACGTGAAGAACTTGAAGGTTTCTTGTGTTGGCAGGGGATTAATGGGTTATCTTGGAAATAAG GGTTCAATATCAATCAGCATGTCTTTGCACCAAACTAGCTTCTGCTTCATCTGTAGTCATTTGACATCAGGACAGAAAGAGGGGGATGAACTACGGAGGAACTCAGATGTTATGGAAATTTTAAGAAAAACTAGATTCCCTCCGGTGCATAGAATATGTGATGAGAAGTCTCCCGAAACAATTCTCGATCACGA TCGTATCATATGGCTTGGAGATTTGAACTACCGCATTGCTCTTTCCTATCAGTCAGCAAAGGCTCTAGTTGAGATGCACAACTGGAGAGCACTGTTGGAAAAAGATCAG CTTCGGATAGAGCAAAGATGTGGACGTGTTTTTGAAGGGTGGAAAGAAGGAAGAATATTTTTTCCTCCAACTTATAAATATTCAAACAACTCAGACAGATATGCAGGGGATGACATACACCGAAAAGAGAAGCGGCGGACACCTGCATG GTGTGACCGAATACTATGGTATGGTAGAGGTCTTACTCAATTGACTTACTTGCATGGAGAGTCTAGATTCTCCGATCATAGACCCGTATACAGCATTTTCAATGCAGAGGTTGAAATTATCAATCGCAACCGGTTTAGGAACATGGGCTGTTCTAGCTCTCGGGTAGAGGTGGAAGAACTCTTGCCTTACTCACATGGTTTCACAGAACCCGGTTTCTACTGTTGA
- the LOC135672940 gene encoding type IV inositol polyphosphate 5-phosphatase 7-like isoform X2, with translation MRDENSKKSKLSWSKTLVRKWFNIKSKPQDFHADDDLAGEGGDGEWRTSFTERETCTVKKSRTERLYKKNYDRVWQGKLDVDAAQSTDVQDYKIFLSTWNVGGKSPPRNLNLEEWIHASPPADIYVLGFQEIVPLNAGNVLGAEDNVPAKKWLALIRKTLSTLPGTYSCGSYSISSPVPDPLVELDADFEGSSTGKKNSSFFHRRSFHSMSRSMSIDGDIMVMQPRLERRFSVCDPVSIVSRPSNFDPSFRCGGLFDDKKFGGESPSTGFFSPLSCAYGDPAYVEERDISSYHSRYCLVASKQMVGIFLTVWVRSEIRGDVKNLKVSCVGRGLMGYLGNKGSISISMSLHQTSFCFICSHLTSGQKEGDELRRNSDVMEILRKTRFPPVHRICDEKSPETILDHDRIIWLGDLNYRIALSYQSAKALVEMHNWRALLEKDQLRIEQRCGRVFEGWKEGRIFFPPTYKYSNNSDRYAGDDIHRKEKRRTPAWCDRILWYGRGLTQLTYLHGESRFSDHRPVYSIFNAEVEIINRNRFRNMGCSSSRVEVEELLPYSHGFTEPGFYC, from the exons ATGAGAGATGAGAACTCGAAGAAAAGCAAG CTATCATGGTCCAAGACGCTTGTTAGGAAATGGTTCAACATCAAGAGCAAGCCTCAGGATTTCCATGCGGATGATGATTTAGCTGGAGAAG GAGGTGATGGGGAATGGAGGACCAGCTTCACAGAAAGGGAGACATGCACAGTAAAGAAAAGCAGAACAG AGCGATTGTACAAGAAGAATTACGATCGAGTTTGGCAAGGAAAATTAGATGTTGACGCAGCTCAAAGTACAGATGTTCAGGACTACAA AATTTTTCTCTCGACATGGAATGTAGGTGGGAAGTCTCCACCGAGAAATTTGAATCTTGAGGAGTGGATCCATGCTTCACCTCCCGCAGACATATATGTTTTGGG ATTTCAAGAGATCGTTCCTCTCAATGCTGGAAACGTCCTCGGCGCAGAAGACAACGTTCCAGCAAAGAAATGGCTGGCGCTTATTAGAAAAACACTGAGTACTCTTCCTGGCACATACAGTTGCGGCAGCTATAGTATATCATCCCCTGTTCCTGATCCACTTGTGGAACTAGATGCTGATTTTGAGGGGTCCTCAACAGGGAAGAAAAATTCATCATTCTTCCACCGGCGTTCATTCCATTCCATGAGCCGTAGTATGAGTATTGATGGTGATATCATGGTAATGCAACCGAGGTTGGAACGCCGGTTTAGTGTTTGTGATCCGGTGAGCATTGTGAGCAGACCAAGTAACTTTGATCCCAGTTTTAGATGTGGAGGCTTATTCGATGACAAGAAATTTGGGGGAGAATCACCTTCTACAGGTTTTTTCTCACCGTTGTCGTGTGCTTATGGTGATCCAGCATACGTGGAGGAACGGGATATTTCGTCATATCACTCTAG ATATTGCTTGGTCGCAAGTAAACAGATGGTTGGCATATTTCTCACAGTTTGGGTACGAAGTGAAATCAGAGGTGACGTGAAGAACTTGAAGGTTTCTTGTGTTGGCAGGGGATTAATGGGTTATCTTGGAAATAAG GGTTCAATATCAATCAGCATGTCTTTGCACCAAACTAGCTTCTGCTTCATCTGTAGTCATTTGACATCAGGACAGAAAGAGGGGGATGAACTACGGAGGAACTCAGATGTTATGGAAATTTTAAGAAAAACTAGATTCCCTCCGGTGCATAGAATATGTGATGAGAAGTCTCCCGAAACAATTCTCGATCACGA TCGTATCATATGGCTTGGAGATTTGAACTACCGCATTGCTCTTTCCTATCAGTCAGCAAAGGCTCTAGTTGAGATGCACAACTGGAGAGCACTGTTGGAAAAAGATCAG CTTCGGATAGAGCAAAGATGTGGACGTGTTTTTGAAGGGTGGAAAGAAGGAAGAATATTTTTTCCTCCAACTTATAAATATTCAAACAACTCAGACAGATATGCAGGGGATGACATACACCGAAAAGAGAAGCGGCGGACACCTGCATG GTGTGACCGAATACTATGGTATGGTAGAGGTCTTACTCAATTGACTTACTTGCATGGAGAGTCTAGATTCTCCGATCATAGACCCGTATACAGCATTTTCAATGCAGAGGTTGAAATTATCAATCGCAACCGGTTTAGGAACATGGGCTGTTCTAGCTCTCGGGTAGAGGTGGAAGAACTCTTGCCTTACTCACATGGTTTCACAGAACCCGGTTTCTACTGTTGA